The Sorangiineae bacterium MSr11954 DNA segment GGTTGCGCCAGCACGACCCCTCCCTCGGAGCTCGTCAACGCCCGCAGCGCCTACAAGGGCGCGAACGAAGGCCAAGCCTCGCAGCTGGCGCCGGCCGACGTGCACGCGGCCAAGCAAACGCTCAAGGTGGCCGAGCACTCGTTCGACGAGAACGGCGATTCGGACGAGACCAAGGACATCGCGTACGCCGCCCAGCGCCGGGCCGAGTACGCCGACGTGAAGGCGCGCACGGCCGCCGCGCGGCAGCAGCAGCGGGAGGCCAACGCGCGCGAGCAATCGCTGCGCGATCAGCTGGCCAAGGCCAACGCCAACCAGCTGGCGAACACACGGCAAGCGCTGGAGAACGAGCGCATGCAGCGGGAGGACGCCGAGCGGCGCGCGCGCGAGGCGAACTCCGAGTTGAGCAAGATCGCGTCCGTGCGGAGCGATGCGCGCGGGCTCGTGATCTCGCTCTCCGGCTCGGTGCTCTTCACGTCGGGCAAGTCGGCGTTGCTCCCCGCCGCCAAGAAGCGCCTCGAGCAGGTGGCGCACGTGCTCAACCAGCAGGACCCCAAGGCCAAGCTGCGCATCGAGGGCTACACCGACTCGACCGGCTCGGCCGCCGTCAACGAGCGCCTCTCGCAAGCGCGCGCCGACACCGTGCGCAGCTTCCTCGTCTCGCAAGGCATCGCCGCCGATCGCAT contains these protein-coding regions:
- a CDS encoding OmpA family protein produces the protein MKLIHLLGFSVIAGAVGCASTTPPSELVNARSAYKGANEGQASQLAPADVHAAKQTLKVAEHSFDENGDSDETKDIAYAAQRRAEYADVKARTAAARQQQREANAREQSLRDQLAKANANQLANTRQALENERMQREDAERRAREANSELSKIASVRSDARGLVISLSGSVLFTSGKSALLPAAKKRLEQVAHVLNQQDPKAKLRIEGYTDSTGSAAVNERLSQARADTVRSFLVSQGIAADRIEATGMGPSNPIADNTSAEGRANNRRVEIIVQSSKDTGGNIR